Proteins from one Mercurialis annua linkage group LG7, ddMerAnnu1.2, whole genome shotgun sequence genomic window:
- the LOC126655739 gene encoding putative protease Do-like 14 isoform X1 has product MFLSASSSDEREVEASVWETDIVEDGVSFTPNMMKHVFKCSERRTSFDLYPENLYLDTDTKRAALCTSASVVSIISYLGESELYQTSGTIIASYDNCGIILTSANLVKCPTNQSSQEDIVKVIVYLSESESFEGKIMACDFHFNLVALKIQSDSPLRAACLANLGDSFITGGAVIALGRFFTRGFPLMAAPGIFRHGGCEYDCKELFSATCKITRCGIGGPLINQYGEVIGICFHDHSYTPFLPINIASMWWDHYKKFGESRRPSLGMKVANLHTADLGILEYFSRKFPNIVGGIIVEKAQPGSSAHSAGIQSEDVIVQFDGTNVQSFFELFKKMWSKVGDIVEVVVIRANTDDPLHLMMRVDEATEEYNWPLFEFDQ; this is encoded by the exons ATGTTCTTGTCGGCGAGCAGCAGTGATGAACG TGAGGTGGAAGCGAGCGTATGGGAAACGGATATAGTAGAGGATGGCGTATCATTTA CCCCTAATATGATGAAGCACGTGTTCAAATGTTCTGAGAGGCGAACCTCCTTTGACTTATATCCTGAAAACTTATACTTGGATACTGATACAAAAAGAGCTGCATTATGTACTTCTGCATCTGTTGTCAGTATTATATCTTATTTAG GTGAGAGCGAATTATATCAAACTTCTGGAACTATCATTGCAAGTTATGACAATTGTGGCATCATATTGACTTCCGCCAATTTAGTCAAGTGTCCGACTAATCAGAGTTCTCAAGAAGATATTGTTAAG gtTATCGTGTATCTATCTGAGAGTGAATCATTTGAGGGTAAGATAATGGCATGCGATTTCCATTTCAATCTAGTTGCTCTAAAGATTCAGTCCGATAGTCCATTGCGAGCTGCATGTTTGGCAAATTTGGGCGATTCTTTTATAACTGGGGGTGCAGTGATCGCTCTTGGCCGCTTTTTTACTAGGGGATTTCCGCTCATGGCAGCTCCCGGTATATTCAG ACATGGTGGTTGCGAATATGACTGTAAAGAGCTTTTCAGTGCAACTTGCAAAATTACAAGA TGTGGTATTGGTGGTCCACTTATCAACCAGTATGGAGAAGTTATTGGAATTTGTTTCCATGATCACTCTTATACTCCATTTTTGCCAATCAATATAGCTTCCATGTGGTGGGATCATTACAAGAAATTTGG GGAGTCACGTCGACCTTCGCTTGGCATGAAAGTGGCTAATCTTCACACAGCGGATCTTGGTATTTTAGAATATTTCTCTCGAAAGTTCCCAAACATTGTCGGAGGTATTATTGTTGAGAAG GCTCAACCAGGGTCTTCTGCTCATTCTGCTGGAATACAATCCGAAGATGTTATTGTTCAATTTGATGGAACAAATGTTCAAAGTTTCTTTGAG ttatttaaaaaaatgtggaGTAAAGTTGGCGACATTGTCGAGGTGGTTGTGATTAGAGCAAACACTGACGATCCTTTGCATCTTATGATGCGCGTGGATGAGGCAACTGAAGAGTACAA tTGGCCCCTTTTTGAGTTCGACCAATGA
- the LOC126655739 gene encoding putative protease Do-like 14 isoform X2, with product MFLSASSSDEREVEASVWETDIVEDGVSFTPNMMKHVFKCSERRTSFDLYPENLYLDTDTKRAALCTSASVVSIISYLGESELYQTSGTIIASYDNCGIILTSANLVKCPTNQSSQEDIVKVIVYLSESESFEGKIMACDFHFNLVALKIQSDSPLRAACLANLGDSFITGGAVIALGRFFTRGFPLMAAPGIFRHGGCEYDCKELFSATCKITRCGIGGPLINQYGEVIGICFHDHSYTPFLPINIASMWWDHYKKFGESRRPSLGMKVANLHTADLGILEYFSRKFPNIVGGIIVEKAQPGSSAHSAGIQSEDVIVQFDGTNVQSFFEESELLEGSLVHFDRGFE from the exons ATGTTCTTGTCGGCGAGCAGCAGTGATGAACG TGAGGTGGAAGCGAGCGTATGGGAAACGGATATAGTAGAGGATGGCGTATCATTTA CCCCTAATATGATGAAGCACGTGTTCAAATGTTCTGAGAGGCGAACCTCCTTTGACTTATATCCTGAAAACTTATACTTGGATACTGATACAAAAAGAGCTGCATTATGTACTTCTGCATCTGTTGTCAGTATTATATCTTATTTAG GTGAGAGCGAATTATATCAAACTTCTGGAACTATCATTGCAAGTTATGACAATTGTGGCATCATATTGACTTCCGCCAATTTAGTCAAGTGTCCGACTAATCAGAGTTCTCAAGAAGATATTGTTAAG gtTATCGTGTATCTATCTGAGAGTGAATCATTTGAGGGTAAGATAATGGCATGCGATTTCCATTTCAATCTAGTTGCTCTAAAGATTCAGTCCGATAGTCCATTGCGAGCTGCATGTTTGGCAAATTTGGGCGATTCTTTTATAACTGGGGGTGCAGTGATCGCTCTTGGCCGCTTTTTTACTAGGGGATTTCCGCTCATGGCAGCTCCCGGTATATTCAG ACATGGTGGTTGCGAATATGACTGTAAAGAGCTTTTCAGTGCAACTTGCAAAATTACAAGA TGTGGTATTGGTGGTCCACTTATCAACCAGTATGGAGAAGTTATTGGAATTTGTTTCCATGATCACTCTTATACTCCATTTTTGCCAATCAATATAGCTTCCATGTGGTGGGATCATTACAAGAAATTTGG GGAGTCACGTCGACCTTCGCTTGGCATGAAAGTGGCTAATCTTCACACAGCGGATCTTGGTATTTTAGAATATTTCTCTCGAAAGTTCCCAAACATTGTCGGAGGTATTATTGTTGAGAAG GCTCAACCAGGGTCTTCTGCTCATTCTGCTGGAATACAATCCGAAGATGTTATTGTTCAATTTGATGGAACAAATGTTCAAAGTTTCTTTGAG GAAAGCGAGCTCCTCGAAGGTTCTCTAGTCCATTTTGACAGAGGCTTTGAATGA